A stretch of DNA from Manihot esculenta cultivar AM560-2 chromosome 7, M.esculenta_v8, whole genome shotgun sequence:
CCAAATTAGGAAAACCAACCTGTAATGCCAAATACACTGATTTAGTAAATGCGGGAACTTCAACATAAGCAtaagttaaataaatatgagaCAAAAATGTAATCATTCGAGGTGATGTGAAGCGGAGGCCCATCAAATTAAGGTCTTTTAGACAACAGAGGGATTAGGCCTACCTATTAATGAAGGCCATTTGACTATAGGATGTCCAAATATGTATGCATTTATGCATGCATAAAGAGATAAGGGCAAAATTAATCACCATTCTATTGAAGAGAGATTGAATTTCAGCATTCTGATTTTGATTCTGATTCTGACTCTGATTCATTTCTGTGTTATCTTGTTTTTCCATCATGCCTGTATGAGGGACACTGGGGACCAAGCACATCAATGCATCGCACATTCTTATGTTCAAGTCTCTAAGAGATTGAAATTCAATTTGATATCCAGTACAGAATCTAATCAACTTTGGAAGATACAGAAGTGTCAGGCAATCCAATATAGGGAAGAGTATGTGATTCATCCTCTTATCTTCCTCTTCTATAAATTCCTCCATTAGTATTATCTCTTCCATGGAAGTACAAGAGAAAATTTGAAGTGTTTTGAGCTGAAAGAGTCTTTTAACAATTGAAGTTGTAAATAAATGCTTCAACTCGTTGCAACCAATCACAGACAGTCTCTCTAATtttgaagaagttgcagaaagttGGTTGTGCCATATCTTTTCACAACTAATTGAATGCAATTCAAGATGCTCCAAGTTGGGGAAAGAAACCTACAGCAGATAACACCTTTGTTTGAAGCACTACTTTTCtatcaaaataaatagaaatgcTTTACGGATCAACAATGAATTCccaaaaaaatgtaaaaagtcTTTAATATCCTTtcttagttttggaggcaattaGTCAATTTTTTAAGTGGAGgcaattagttaattttatatatacttaCACCTCTTATACAAGTAAATCTTGTAtaacttaataaaataataaaaataattacttcaatttaaaattaaatgtataaatctttatattttttttaaaaaaataaatatttaagtatcaaatttgaaaatttctTAACTTAATTTGTTATAATCCAAtcataaaaaatacaattaaaaatataaagtaattcttaatatattctcactaattacaataatttaaaaatattcattaaattttatcataaaaaaaaatgagataactttaaaaataaaatataaaaatacattaaattaaattattaaaatgaaaggataaattaaattagagtCGGGTTCTATGGGTTTAAATGGACttactatttattaattttaatcatttaaaatttagtaatttagTACGACGACTGACACTtaccatattaaaatatttttatatatatgtctcatttaaaaatttatattatattattataatcattttataattactttttttaaaaaattggtcaatcaaaaaatataagaatcccTCTTATTTCCgtcagctttttttttttattattatttttgaaaattatttaatgacgagaaaaaaaattatatttttattattattattttttaaatttttatttattttatttatttttaattttaaattttaaatttatttttttttatttttaattaattattaatctttataaaaattattttaaattaatagtaactattaatatttaatgtatttataattaatattaaaaatttattatattattttattaatttaaaaaaattatatgtttaatggtaaaaattatataaaattcagattttaaatgttataaaaatattaataatgattttttaatgaatgtggtgaaaataattattatttataaaaataaatatttatattatgtttaaaaataataagaatgatgaataaattaaatcaatttaaattttattattaatttatcaaatataaaatgaattttattacatttaaattGATTCCAAATAAATGAATTCTTTTATGAatagaaataaattgaatttcattgatagaatttaatttttttttttcttagaagAAGTGCATATCAAATAAGAGTATAGTGTTTTTAATGAAAGAGAATTTgtgattcaaatttcaaaatggtaaaattgtttttaaaaaatatgttgaAAGGAGTAATaatgtaaatatataatttttaaatatgaaattatcacaattaattcatatttattgtTTGATCAGCTTATTCATATAATATACtcataaaataaactaaatatgaataataaaaaattataaaaattatattctgGTGACTATgttctaaattttcataaacaataaaattatatttaataataaaaatcagaatatcttttttgttttaagaaatttaaagagatttaaatcaataaaatatagTGTAATCGAtaataatgaaatataattatttatctagttttttttataaattattaataataatgattaataatgattaaaatatttaacaatttgaggattaatatcaaatattgaatatatatccaataaataaaaaatacatatagaTTTATGTTAAAAGACTAGTACCCGCGTACCGTTCTGCTGAAAAGTGATAAGTGAGTATCATTCTCCCGTTCTGAGAGAAATTCTTCAATTTTTGGTGATGCCTTCACTTTGGTGTGAAAACTTCTAAGATTTGGAAGATTTCGCAAATTTAAGGAGCGCAAGCAATTGAATTCAAGTACTTCGTTACTGTTTTCACTTTCATCAACAACAATAGCTTCCATCTTAGGACAATCTCTCACTTCCATTTCCTGTAGTTGCAAAAGACACTTGGCGGTAGATAATGAGAAGAGATGCGTTAATCTCCAACAATTTCTCACTtgtaaaatttctaatttattaaaagatcCTGGTGTGAGGCAACCATGACAAATCTTCTCCAACTTCATTAAATTTTCCAAAATCAAAGAGACTAGAATTGGAAAGGCATCACATGCTGTCCACTTTGTTGAATCGATGATATGTTGAATGACATGATTATTTTGGACTCGGAGATACTTCAATTTTGGAAAGCCGACCCCGTCAATATCATACAACAAGTTCtcagcctccctcacttcatctAAGCATAAATCTTCAGTCTCCCTCAATAGCACTTTAATCCCGTATCCTGAATGAATGCTTGCCTTGAGCTTAAGTTTCAGCGTTCTAGAGGTTTTATAGTTGTCATCCCAGTCCCAGTTATCCCCTATCAGTATTCTGAAGCTCTGCAAGCGGCCATTGGAGAACAAGTGTTTTGGTAATATCTTGTCATCCAGTATTTGCATTTCCGAGGTAGTCAACTGAGACAACTTTTCCAACTCAGCAAGGCTTGCATTGTTCCCATCGGCCTCCCACTCAACAAAGCTGTTACTCATGTACAGTTCTTCAAGATCCGACAGCTTTGATAAGGCATTTGCTGGAATCATTTTGAGTTTGGAACAATTGCTCACATCTAAGACTTTTAGTCGAGTCAGTTGCTCTATTTGTCTGGGCAACTCAACAACGTAGGAGTTTGCAAAACTAAGAACTCGTAGTTGCTTCAAGTCTCCAATGATAGCTAAGTCGTCCAGTTGGCATCGATGCAAGCAAAGGGTATGAAGGTTGGATAGGAACGCGAGCGATGAAGGGAGCGACACAAAATGAATCCCAGTAAAATCCACTACTTGGAGGTTTCTAATGCCCTTGAAAAACTGATGTGGGATTCCCAAAGAAAAAATTTCTGTAAAAAGGAGTAGTGCCTCTGCTTTTGGGCACTCCCATCCTTCGGGGAGATTTTCAATATCACAATACGGCAGAGAAATTCCGGTGCAATCCTTATTTGGGAATTTCATCAACTCCCTGCCACTTGTAACTATAAACGCATGTTGCTCTCTAGATGCAATCAAGAGAGCAGTATCTCGAACAACATCATGGATTTTTACGAATCCATACATGTCGCCATCTTGCAATAAGCTCTGCGCTTTAAGGGTATCAATCAAACTATATACTTTGTTTCTTGCTCCCTGGACAGTGGAAATGTTCTTGAATAAACTAAGACCCATAACGTATTTCAGCAAGGACTGGATTTCAATATTAGATTGTCCTAACAGACCACAAAGCAAGAAAAACGACTTGACTTCATTGCTACACAAATTATTATAGCTTGACTCCAGAATCATGTACACTTTCAAATAGATTTCTTCGTTGTCAAACTCGGATAGCTGATTGAGCTTATCATTCCACGCGTATAACTCTCTATTTCTCAAGTCCGTCGCCACTGTGAGCAGTAGAAGAGGCAATCCTGCACATTTTTTAGCAATTTCTGCAGCGATAGGGGGCAATTCTGAATCTTTAGCACCTGCTACAGTTATTTCAAACAAACTCCGGGCCTCATCGTCCTGTAGAACGTCGAGCTTGAATTCTTTCTGTGTGCCCATCTCGCGAGATAACACATCTTGTCCCCTTGAGGTGAGAAGTATTTTGCATCCTTTGAAACCATCTCCAAAGGGAATTCCTACTGCATTTAAATCAAGTTTTTTCCAAATATCATCAAGAATTATAAGtaccttcttctctttctccaactccttcttctctttctccaaCTCTTTCTTCAACCTCTCATATAGCCGATTAGCTCTTCCAGGTATTTCCTCCACATCAAATTTCAAGCCCAGGATATCAGCGATCTCCGATTGAATTCTTCGGAGTTCTGGTGTTTGATTTACAGCAACCATAGCCACGACGTCGAACAGGTTCTCTTCTATAGCTTTTCTATGGACCTGTTTTGCTAGGGTGGTCTTACCCACACCTCCAAGTCCATATACCCCAATCATATTAAGATCTGGATGCAATAGTGCATCCATAACTTTCTCCAAGAACAACTCTCTTGAATTCAAGCCCTCACGAGCATATACTGACGGGGCAACTATCTGCTGTAGAGGGGGACGGAAGGAAATTGAATCAAGGTCGCCTTCATTCGCCAGCTCATGAATTGCCAGAGCTTTCTTCTCTGCTTTCTTGCTAAGCTGGTAGCGTGTCTTCAAATCAGGACATAATCCAACGAAACACCTCTTTTTCGCTTGTTCTTCGCCTTTGATACATTCCTCAGCTTCTTCAATAGCTTTGCCTGCATCGATCAGCCACTTGTTAACACTTTCATAGATCTCTTCCCCTTTCCTTGTAGCCTCCTCAACAGCCTGCTGCAACTTGACTGTTCTGTTCTTCAATCTCCCAGCCTCATGATGGAGTTTCTCAACCTTGATCTTGTAGGTGAAAGGGTAGCTGATATGTCGTTTGATTGGGACGACAACAAATTCCATGATGGGTTCTTTAATGACCTCAGTGAAGATGGAGATAAAGATATCAAGAACcattttgattttcttttttgaaatctCAGAGCAAAAACAAAATAAACCAATAAATCAGAGTCGAAGAAAATAAAGACAAGAAAGGACTGCTGAAATCAACAGAAAAGCAAAAAAGTCGCTAAAGGTTGGTGAATACTGAATACAAGGGAACGTAGGAGTTGACTTAACTATTGCTttagttttataattaaattaattatattaatatgttaaaataaataatgtgaaGTTAAATTGTTAatacataataaattaacaatttaaatCAACAAGAtaccaaattttgaattttaaactaaataaatttatttatatttttttaaaaaaatatttttttcacttgatctattcttgattttttttttttaccttcgttttaatttttcatttataggatattgaaaaattattacttaatttctatattatagaaaaaaattttaactaattttttaattttaaaaaataataatttttaaatcaacaaaatatcaaattttaaatttcaaaccaaataaatttatttatatttttttaaagattattatttttacttgatccatgagtcttttactTTTTATCTTCGTTTCTCGTTTATTGTTCCTTTtatatgatattaaaaaattattatttaattttataatataaaaatatttataattttttaattttaaaaatatattaatattttgaaaattttattagttaatttttttattaaatataataaaaaattttaaaatacttttgatacaaatatattaattaataaattttttaaaaatttaaaaaattaattaataaaatttttaaaattataaaaattaaataataaaatatttaacagattaaaattaataaaataattaattagtaaatcattttaaaattaaatatttaatataatttttaaaattaaaaaattaattaataattttttatattataaaaattaaatgaataattttatttattaaaatattttaataccagataattttaaaactttcaaaaaaaacttataaatttaactaTTAGTACAAAATATTTATAGATCGTAAACTTTACACGTAatattttaagagaaaaattatgTTTTCATAAGTTCATCCAATAGCTTTTAATTAATGTCTATAATAgatgaaataattataattttagacgaacagaatataaaaaaatttaagggtggatatataaatttaagtcaAGAGTCTGATTTAAATAAGcgatcaaagaaaaataaaatacataaaataattatatattaagaagaatattttttataaaagttactaataatatagtaaaattataataattcttatctattgtttattaattaaaatttaaatatttaacctattacttattaaatttatattttctaaatttaaataatccatGAAATCTATTAAATAATCTACTATCACTCATAAAACAACacttttattatgaaaaaaaaaatttactatctctaaatttaaatagtttaatttggaATAATAATTAACTTcctgaaaaataaatttcaatgttTGATTTAATATTAGAGTGAGGTTAACTATTATCCTATTAACTTTTCTTatgtttgatataaatattttgaattgtaaaataatagataaatttatttttagataaataaaatgaaaaatttcaagatcaataataaattttaagatgaattaaattaaatataaaagttcaccataaaatactaaatttataaaatagtattttaaaattaattttttttattttagtaatatttaaaatttaataacatcatatttttttcaattattttagtttCCCTTGTccataattaaataattgtagaaattaaatctaatatatcttaatattttattaatacatattaaaataatgaaatcatacatttaaattaattttaacagtatTTAAAACTTATATACATAAGAGTAGAGAATATTAAgtataaatattgataattaatactattaaaatccatgtacataaattttaaaaactttaaaaaataaataccgcttaaattaaattaaaagtaatattttggTATTTCAGTATTTgctaataaaaattcaatttaaaattaatatttacaatttttaaattatttagaacataattaaaacaaaaatacttcttttaaaagaattattttattaattaaataaaaatttaaaaattatattataatttattattaacttttaaatttaatttaatttattgataaaaatcgTCATTAATCTTAAACttatgtttatattatttaataaataaaattcaagatataattttttttagttttgagtggttttttcaaataaattataaaataactaaCTTCTGACAAATTaatgaaagttaaaaaaataaactattgtCAAAAAATAACTTGTATCACTTTGTCatcattatataaataaataagaaatactATTTTCTTTATCATTGCAAAGATAATATTGCATTTATTAATGCCATAAAAGGCAAAAGTACATAGAAAATTAAAGATCAGTCTACTATTCAAGAAAACTAAAAAAAGCAACCCAAACTAGAATAAATAAATCAAGTTcaagtaaatcacatattaATCCAAAACTCATAATCCAGTCCAATTCAAATTATTCAGCTCAACTCAATCCGTTTATAGAATAAGATGATCGTTTATAGAATAAGATGATGCACTGGACAGGACTATGGTAGATTAGACCGTGAATCaaactcaaaattaaaattgataggCTCAATTCAACAATTTGACttaattttgattcgatttttttatttcttaaataaattatttttaaaaagttatgtcacttaaaattaatgtataaacaaattaaatttaaatgtatttttaatttataaaaaatattattgatatttaaatgtaatattattttatttttgtattatacatatattattttattttttatatcatataaaTAGATACACTTTACAATTtcttatttgataaaatatataatctataatacttaagatttatatttacttctttgtattttaaattgaaattagatTAACCGTTGAAAAACCGAAATCATGAAAAATCAAAACACTTTAAAACTGGactaaaactattaaaaaatctaaatcaTTTTGAATCGTTTTAAATCGGATctatttcgatttgattcgaaCAATAAATTGAATTGTCGAATCTGATTCATAGCTACGTCTATCATGCACCAATTGGAACTATCACAAAAAATAAGCACCCAACGTCATTATCACCAATCAAATGTTATTATCACCAATCAAAAGCAACTCTCACCAGATTATCGCCGACTAATACCGAACAACAATAGTCCGAAAGCTGAGCAAAAAACTAGCAATGTTGACAACAACGACAGCATAAAATAGCCAGCATGCCACATCTAGACTCTCATGAAAGAAGATAGACTAAAGACAACCTATAGCAAAATCATTATGCACGAGAAGAAAACACCACAAAATCTCTCAAATTAAAGAAATTCTCCTCTAagataactaataaatttcttaacataaaaattttaaaaatatattttataaaatatacaagAAATTCTCTCTAATTAAAGAAATTCTCCTCTAAGATTTTGTTTACTTATTGTCCTTCTCTCTAATTAGCTAAGGACTAGAGGCTCAGTTGAGTGAATCATCTCCCCTGCCCCTATTCTACTTCCCTCTCTCAGTCTTACTTTTTAAACCCACATGACAACCATCTCCATCAATCATTATATGAAGAGACTGAACCTCCTAATTCCAAAAAACAGttggaaaatatataaaagaaccAGTTATAACAAAAAGACTGGTAGAAGTCAAGGGATCTTTCAAATTTGCCACACTATTGAGGATCTATAATCCCAGCTGCACAGGCCTATCTATATATGAATTTTGAAGCCTTCACCTTGATGGATGTCTCTTTTCAAACATTTATTCATACTTCAAATGTGATGCAAAAGACATGCTTAATTCTCAATTTTACATGCAACAAGGCTGTGTTCTCTCAAAGTAAACTGGCTGaaaaagttatttaaaataACTAGAAAACAAGATTTTGCTTATAAATGTGCCCATTTTCCAAAATTTTAGCTAGGATTTGAAGAATAACTTTAGattgttttaaattattttcctttATAACAAAAGTCATGTTTTTCAACTATTTTCAACAGGTAAACACGTTTCTATCCATCATCACATTTGACATGAAGATTTAACCCTACAATAGAAATAGAAAAGCTAATAGATAGTTGAATTTTAAGCAGAGACAATTTACTAGAAGCTCTAAATGGATTTATAAGTCAATTAAAGTTAAGTGAGTTTGTAAATCTTACTTGTCCCTTGAGGATAGAAGTTAGCTTTAACTTTTGTCTCAGCAACAGTAACTTGATCCTTTTAAGAATGACAGAGTGCTGTAGTTCTGAGATGGTCACCCATACATTCCACAAAATTTTCTGGAATAAAGAACAATACCAAAACTGTAAGAATACTCAATTGTGTCCATCATATTTATTCTCTACAGTTTGCCAACAAACAAAAGTCATACAGTGCTGCAGGTGCAGAAACCAGtacaaataatatatcaaattaaaaacTATGTCTTCATATAATAAACACAAGCAAGAACAAGAAACGGATCACAAAACCAAAAGATGAGTATTTAGACAAAAGAGAGAATTGCTGTTGAAAATCAATCAGGTGCATATGACCTCACCTAATCTGAATGCTTAAAAGCTTGcttggaatatatatatatatatatatatatatatatacatacaagtatgtatgtgtatatgtatatatgtatgcatgcataaactcaaatgagCAAATTTTACAGAAGAAACTTTCTTATTTGGATAAAAGTTCATTTTTCTCCATGCGCTCTTCCAGGAATAACTTTTCAAAATACTGAAAATAACATTTCACGTCTAAATAATGGAATATATACAAGTAAACGTAGGGACTTGTTCTAAGAAACAACTATGAGAAAAAGTTATCCACTGCAAAGtattattttcttcaaaacCAAACCAACTTTTAGAAACAAGTCTGAACATGCACTAAGCGTGTAGATTTCGTTTTGTTGAACCTCAAACAAGCTAAAGTAACTATCGTTTGTCATATTGAGTCTACCTTAGTTTTACATGGCCTTTAATTTGACCCAACTAAAATAAATGGAGCActttattgtttaaattatgCTCACTAACCTTAGATCACCctacaaaaaattattaactctTTCATTTGAATTTCTAAGGGAATAACAAATGAAAAAGCCAAATGTGCCTAGTACAGACATAACCAAGTGACTCTTAGTAGGCCTGCTGCAAATGAACTAAGCCATTTGTCATTTTCAAGGTAGAGCTTCGCTTCATTAAGCTTGTTCATACCCATAATTACTAGATTCTCTCACCCCCTGGAAACCGTGACCCACGTACTGCATCTTGAAACGCAATACTCTTCTGTCCCAAATTGCTAGGGACACCATCCAGTTTGCCAAAATTATAAGTTCCACAAGAAATGAAAATATGGaaggaaggaagaagaaagatcaATAAATATGAAAGTGTGCAATAGCAGCATGCAggcacaagaagaagaagaggaggagaggAAAAAGGCTATAGCAAAAGAATAATAAACAGAAGAGAATACATTTTGAAACATTTTAAGCAAGATAGTAGATTTACATGTTAGTGGAATAGGTTGACGTGGGAGTGTAATTggctattttattagttaaaatttaaaattttttagaaaatataaatattatcaactattaatcatatatttaattatttaaacattATATTATATTGAGTAAATATAATTTACATTGCCAAATTAAATTGGCATACTAACTAAACATACCACTAATACCAATCAAGTTTTCCCCCTACTTAtcctatatttcattaattagcATACCATGTACCCGTACCAGGACTCAAGAGTACCATGGTCTAGGTAACTATGTTCATACCTGTTCACTGAGATTAATGATGCAAACTCAAGCTTACTTTTAAGGTTCAGTTTGTTTTCTTTCCATTTTAGGTGATGGGAAGACACATTGCCTTGAGTATATATTTCACTTTTGACTATATCTAGAGCTTAAACTCTATTCTTAGGCAGTATAATTAAATCTTGAGCCTTAGAAATCTCTACCAtctcaaaaaaacaaaaatcataGAAACTGTGTAACATCTTTCCTAAAATTATAGCATTGATGTTGCTCCAGTTAAATGCAGTTCTTTGTTTGTCATTTCCAGAAACTGATATTAGAAGCTACAAGTCCCAAGAAATTTACATTATGCCAATATGCCAAGGATGTTATACATTATGCCAATATGCCAAGGATGTTACTATTGACATTGTAGTGTCCCAAATAGATTTGTTGAGAGGAAAATTGAAGGGTTTATCAATTAGCTAGCAAAAACTACTAAGTTATTTGAGTAAGTTTGAGCCAGAATGTTACGGATACAGTTACTATATAGATGAGAAACCAAAATCAATAGACTGAAAACAGTGAAAAGTGTGTATATCATACCTCTGCATTTAGTCTATGCATCATGAAGGAAGCATCTGCCCTTGCATTTACAAACCGCCATTGCAAATAACGGTTGTACAGAAGGCTCAACATATGTGCATCAACAATTCGATCCTCCCCCATCTTCCCTCTCCTTAAATCAACTGAGAAACTAAGAATTGAAGGTGTACTACCAGGATAACTACTCATGGGTCTCACCCTTGAAGGACTAGAAATCCCTCGTGATGGAGACGAAGCCGTAGGTGTCCAAAGCTTAGTAGGCGAGGCAGACCTCGTGGCTCCCCTAATAGTTAAAGAAGAAATAGTTCTGGGATGTCACTGTACCATCAACACCAAATCT
This window harbors:
- the LOC110618946 gene encoding disease resistance protein At4g27190-like isoform X2; translation: MEFVVVPIKRHISYPFTYKIKVEKLHHEAGRLKNRTVKLQQAVEEATRKGEEIYESVNKWLIDAGKAIEEAEECIKGEEQAKKRCFVGLCPDLKTRYQLSKKAEKKALAIHELANEGDLDSISFRPPLQQIVAPSVYAREGLNSRELFLEKVMDALLHPDLNMIGVYGLGGVGKTTLAKQVHRKAIEENLFDVVAMVAVNQTPELRRIQSEIADILGLKFDVEEIPGRANRLYERLKKELEKEKKELEKEKKVLIILDDIWKKLDLNAVGIPFGDGFKGCKILLTSRGQDVLSREMGTQKEFKLDVLQDDEARSLFEITVAGAKDSELPPIAAEIAKKCAGLPLLLLTVATDLRNRELYAWNDKLNQLSEFDNEEIYLKVYMILESSYNNLCSNEVKSFFLLCGLLGQSNIEIQSLLKYVMGLSLFKNISTVQGARNKVYSLIDTLKAQSLLQDGDMYGFVKIHDVVRDTALLIASREQHAFIVTSGRELMKFPNKDCTGISLPYCDIENLPEGWECPKAEALLLFTEIFSLGIPHQFFKGIRNLQVVDFTGIHFVSLPSSLAFLSNLHTLCLHRCQLDDLAIIGDLKQLRVLSFANSYVVELPRQIEQLTRLKVLDVSNCSKLKMIPANALSKLSDLEELYMSNSFVEWEADGNNASLAELEKLSQLTTSEMQILDDKILPKHLFSNGRLQSFRILIGDNWDWDDNYKTSRTLKLKLKASIHSGYGIKVLLRETEDLCLDEVREAENLLYDIDGVGFPKLKYLRVQNNHVIQHIIDSTKWTACDAFPILVSLILENLMKLEKICHGCLTPGSFNKLEILQVRNCWRLTHLFSLSTAKCLLQLQEMEVRDCPKMEAIVVDESENSNEVLEFNCLRSLNLRNLPNLRSFHTKVKASPKIEEFLSERENDTHLSLFSRTVSFPNLEHLELHSISCEKIWHNQLSATSSKLERLSVIGCNELKHLFTTSIVKRLFQLKTLQIFSCTSMEEIILMEEFIEEEDKRMNHILFPILDCLTLLYLPKLIRFCTGYQIEFQSLRDLNIRMCDALMCLVPSVPHTGMMEKQDNTEMNQSQNQNQNQNAEIQSLFNRMVGFPNLERLSLIGINELKRIWHSPLATNSFFKLKSLNVSDCHRLMTVFPSNVLERFRRMEELDVSNCASLQEIYQLEGFNVDEAFELRRLNIGGLGSLKHVWRKDLQGVFSFQNLKSVRVLYCDVLNYLFSASIAESFLQLQELTIIECGVEDIIANPEDVEQAAYYRFKFPQLTSLQLTDLSKLRSWYPGTHIFECQKLTSLNVRNCHKIIKFSSQETNEEGRQPILFLEKMSPNLEELTLEHKDLIVIQQGQFFSKLKMLTLTNLQNESRPFIIGFLERLYSVETILVEDYNSSEVLEELFSYEGLAGEEEERTRTLARVKILKLQSVYNLKHIWDPDFGLKPLLQYLETLSVYGCDSLINVAPSSSSFQNLATLEVSYCAGLANLITASTAKSMVQLTKMTVRRCKMMTEMVTSDGDDHAEDEIINFDKLKCLELDGLPGLISFCSGNNAFNFPALENVTVKGCSRMKIFAFGYLNTPKLRGILLGDQRRWGGNLNTTLAEMTFYQYFKASEFPELWHDRMQGRLLRNVERLEVDKCAMYNKRKGLWKGYLLMMGYFHD
- the LOC110618946 gene encoding uncharacterized protein LOC110618946 isoform X1 — encoded protein: MSSYPGSTPSILSFSVDLRRGKMGEDRIVDAHMLSLLYNRYLQWRFVNARADASFMMHRLNAEKILWNVWVTISELQHSVILKRIKLLLLRQKLKLTSILKGQISKKKIKMVLDIFISIFTEVIKEPIMEFVVVPIKRHISYPFTYKIKVEKLHHEAGRLKNRTVKLQQAVEEATRKGEEIYESVNKWLIDAGKAIEEAEECIKGEEQAKKRCFVGLCPDLKTRYQLSKKAEKKALAIHELANEGDLDSISFRPPLQQIVAPSVYAREGLNSRELFLEKVMDALLHPDLNMIGVYGLGGVGKTTLAKQVHRKAIEENLFDVVAMVAVNQTPELRRIQSEIADILGLKFDVEEIPGRANRLYERLKKELEKEKKELEKEKKVLIILDDIWKKLDLNAVGIPFGDGFKGCKILLTSRGQDVLSREMGTQKEFKLDVLQDDEARSLFEITVAGAKDSELPPIAAEIAKKCAGLPLLLLTVATDLRNRELYAWNDKLNQLSEFDNEEIYLKVYMILESSYNNLCSNEVKSFFLLCGLLGQSNIEIQSLLKYVMGLSLFKNISTVQGARNKVYSLIDTLKAQSLLQDGDMYGFVKIHDVVRDTALLIASREQHAFIVTSGRELMKFPNKDCTGISLPYCDIENLPEGWECPKAEALLLFTEIFSLGIPHQFFKGIRNLQVVDFTGIHFVSLPSSLAFLSNLHTLCLHRCQLDDLAIIGDLKQLRVLSFANSYVVELPRQIEQLTRLKVLDVSNCSKLKMIPANALSKLSDLEELYMSNSFVEWEADGNNASLAELEKLSQLTTSEMQILDDKILPKHLFSNGRLQSFRILIGDNWDWDDNYKTSRTLKLKLKASIHSGYGIKVLLRETEDLCLDEVREAENLLYDIDGVGFPKLKYLRVQNNHVIQHIIDSTKWTACDAFPILVSLILENLMKLEKICHGCLTPGSFNKLEILQVRNCWRLTHLFSLSTAKCLLQLQEMEVRDCPKMEAIVVDESENSNEVLEFNCLRSLNLRNLPNLRSFHTKVKASPKIEEFLSERENDTHLSLFSRTVSFPNLEHLELHSISCEKIWHNQLSATSSKLERLSVIGCNELKHLFTTSIVKRLFQLKTLQIFSCTSMEEIILMEEFIEEEDKRMNHILFPILDCLTLLYLPKLIRFCTGYQIEFQSLRDLNIRMCDALMCLVPSVPHTGMMEKQDNTEMNQSQNQNQNQNAEIQSLFNRMVGFPNLERLSLIGINELKRIWHSPLATNSFFKLKSLNVSDCHRLMTVFPSNVLERFRRMEELDVSNCASLQEIYQLEGFNVDEAFELRRLNIGGLGSLKHVWRKDLQGVFSFQNLKSVRVLYCDVLNYLFSASIAESFLQLQELTIIECGVEDIIANPEDVEQAAYYRFKFPQLTSLQLTDLSKLRSWYPGTHIFECQKLTSLNVRNCHKIIKFSSQETNEEGRQPILFLEKMSPNLEELTLEHKDLIVIQQGQFFSKLKMLTLTNLQNESRPFIIGFLERLYSVETILVEDYNSSEVLEELFSYEGLAGEEEERTRTLARVKILKLQSVYNLKHIWDPDFGLKPLLQYLETLSVYGCDSLINVAPSSSSFQNLATLEVSYCAGLANLITASTAKSMVQLTKMTVRRCKMMTEMVTSDGDDHAEDEIINFDKLKCLELDGLPGLISFCSGNNAFNFPALENVTVKGCSRMKIFAFGYLNTPKLRGILLGDQRRWGGNLNTTLAEMTFYQYFKASEFPELWHDRMQGRLLRNVERLEVDKCAMYNKRKGLWKGYLLMMGYFHD